One part of the Thermodesulfobacteriota bacterium genome encodes these proteins:
- a CDS encoding dihydrodipicolinate synthase family protein — protein MFSGSFTALVTPFKDGKVDEGALKKLIEFQIERGTNGLVPCGTTGESATLSHDEHNRIIDLTIE, from the coding sequence ATGTTCAGTGGTTCATTTACGGCGCTCGTCACTCCGTTTAAGGACGGAAAGGTCGACGAAGGGGCGCTCAAGAAATTAATCGAATTCCAGATAGAACGTGGGACCAACGGGCTCGTGCCCTGCGGCACAACGGGCGAGTCGGCTACGCTCAGCCACGACGAGCATAACCGCATAATAGACCTGACCATAGAGA